In one Saimiri boliviensis isolate mSaiBol1 chromosome 21, mSaiBol1.pri, whole genome shotgun sequence genomic region, the following are encoded:
- the HMOX1 gene encoding heme oxygenase 1: MERTQPDSMPQDLSEALKEATKEVHTQAENAEFMRNFQKGQVTREGFKLVMASLHHIYVALEEEIERNKENPAFAPLYFPEELHRKAALEQDLAFWYGPRWQEVIPYTPAMQRYVKRLHEVGRAEPELLVAHAYTRYLGDLSGGQVLKKIAQKVLGLPSSGEGLAFFTFPNIDSATKFKQLYRSRMNSLEMTPEVRQRVMEEAKMAFLLNIQLFEELQKLLTHDTKDQSPSQAPGLRQRASNKVQDSTLVETPRGKPLLNTSSQAPLLRWVLTLSFLVATVAVGLYAM, from the exons ATGGAGCGCACGCAACCCGACAG CATGCCCCAGGATTTGTCAGAGGCCCTGAAGGAGGCCACCAAGGAGGTGCACACCCAGGCAGAGAATGCTGAGTTCATGAGGAACTTTCAGAAGGGCCAGGTGACCAGAGAGGGCTTCAAG CTGGTGATGGCCTCCCTGCACCACATCTACGTGGCCCTGGAGGAGGAGATTGAGCGCAACAAGGAGAACCCAGCGTTCGCCCCTCTCTACTTCCCAGAAGAGCTGCACCGCAAGGCCGCTCTGGAGCAGGACCTGGCCTTCTGGTATGGGCCCCGCTGGCAGGAGGTGATCCCCTACACACCAGCCATGCAGCGCTATGTGAAGCGGCTCCATGAGGTGGGGCGTGCAGAGCCTGAGCTactggtggcccacgcctataccCGCTACCTGGGTGACCTGTCTGGGGGCCAGGTGCTCAAGAAGATTGCTCAGAAAGTCCTGGGCCTGCCCAGCTCTGGCGAGGGCCTGGCCTTCTTCACCTTCCCCAATATCGACAGTGCCACCAAGTTCAAGCAGCTCTACCGCTCCCGCATGAACTCTCTGGAGATGACTCCCGAGGTCAGGCAGCGGGTGATGGAAGAGGCCAAGATGGCGTTCCTGCTCAACATCCAG ctctttgaggagtTGCAGAAGCTGCTGACCCATGACACCAAGGATCAGAGCCCCTCACAGGCACCAGGGCTTCGCCAGAGGGCCAGTAACAAAGTGCAAG ACTCTACCCTGGTGGAGACTCCCAGAGGGAAGCCCCTTCTCAACACCAGCTCCCAGGCTCCGCTTCTCCGTTGGGTCCTTACACTCAGCTTTCTGGTGGCGACAGTTGCTGTAGGGCTTTATGCCATGTGA